A genome region from Triticum aestivum cultivar Chinese Spring chromosome 2B, IWGSC CS RefSeq v2.1, whole genome shotgun sequence includes the following:
- the LOC123044353 gene encoding aspartic proteinase 36, with translation MASRGWRRPLASLPALALALLLLAVAAAAAGSPDRTAPSRPPLVLPLTLSYPNASRVASSRSRRGLAEGGHPSARMRLHDDLLTNGYYTTRLYIGTPPQEFALIVDSGSTVTYVPCASCEQCGNHQDPRFQPDLSSTYSPVKCNVDCNCNSDKSQCTYERQYAEMSSSSGVLGEDIVSFGTESELKPQRAVFGCENSETGDLFSQHADGIMGLGRGQLSIMDQLVDKGVIGDSFSMCYGGMDIGGGAMVLGAMPGPPDMVYTHSNAVRSPYYNIELKEIHVAGKPLRVDPRIFDGKHGTVLDSGTTYAYLPEQAFVAFKDAVTSKVHPLKKIRGPDPNYKDICFAGAGRNVSQLSEVFPKVDMVFGNGQKLSLSPENYLFRHSKVEGAYCLGVFQNGKDPTTLLGGIVVRNTLVTYDRHNEKIGFWKTNCSELWERLQSGGAPSPASSSDPGSQADLSPAPAPSGLPEYDVGLIAVYMSINVTYPNLKPHLHELAELLAKELEIDSSQVRLMNVTGQGNSTLIRWDIFPAGSSNSMSNATAMGIIYRLTQHHVQLPEHLGSYQLLEWNVQQPVSRRSWLQEHVVSILVGVLLVVFLSLSAFLGLYLWRKKFRGQAAYRPVGSVGPEQELQPL, from the exons ATGGCGAGCCGCGGCTGGCGTCGTCCGCTCGCCTCGCTGCCAGCCCTCGCCCTGGCCCTCCTTCTcctcgccgtcgctgccgccgcgGCCGGATCCCCCGACCGGACCGCCCCCTCGCGGCCGCCGCTGGTGCTCCCGCTCACGCTCTCCTACCCCAACGCGAGCCGGGTCGCGTCGTCCAGGTCCAGGCGAGGGCTCGCCGAAGGAGGTCACCCCAGCGCCCGCATGCGCCTCCACGACGATCTCCTCACCAACGG GTATTACACGACGCGGCTGTACATCGGGACGCCCCCACAGGAGTTCGCGCTGATCGTGGACTCCGGGAGCACCGTCACCTACGTGCCCTGCGCCTCCTGCGAGCAGTGCGGCAACCACCAG GATCCAAGGTTTCAACCTGATCTCTCCAGTACATATTCACCAGTAAAATGTAATGTTGATTGCAATTGTAATAGTGATAAGAGCCAGTGCACTTATGAGAGGCAGTATGCTGAAATGAGCTCCAGCAGCGGGGTACTTGGTGAGGACATTGTGTCGTTTGGCACAGAAAGTGAACTTAAGCCACAGCGTGCTGTTTTTGGCTGTGAAAATTCTGAAACTGGAGATTTGTTCAGCCAGCATGCTGATGGCATAATGGGGCTGGGCCGTGGTCAACTTAGCATAATGGATCAGCTTGTTGATAAGGGTGTCATAGGTGATTCATTCTCTATGTGCTATGGTGGAATGGATATTGGTGGTGGTGCTATGGTACTTGGTGCAATGCCTGGCCCTCCTGACATGGTATACACACATTCAAACGCTGTCCGCAG CCCATATTACAACATTGAGTTGAAGGAAATACATGTTGCTGGAAAGCCATTGCGGGTAGACCCAAGGATCTTTGACGGCAAACATGGGACTGTCTTGGATAGTGGGACCACATATGCATACCTCCCAGAACAAGCTTTTGTAGCTTTTAAAGATGCT GTGACAAGCAAGGTCCATCCCCTCAAGAAAATCCGTGGACCTGACCCAAATTACAAGGACATCTGCTTTGCAGGTGCTGGAAG GAACGTCTCCCAGTTATCAGAGGTATTTCCAAAGGTTGACATGGTATTTGGAAATGGACAGAAGCTCTCACTTTCACCTGAAAATTATTTATTCCGG CACTCCAAAGTCGAAGGGGCTTATTGCCTGGGTGTGTTCCAAAATGGGAAAGATCCAACAACTCTATTAGGTG GAATCGTTGTTCGTAATACCCTTGTAACCTATGACCGCCACAATGAAAAGATTGGATTTTGGAAAACTAACTGTTCAGAGTTGTGGGAGAGACTCCAGAGTGGTGGGGCTCCTTCACCAGCATCTTCAAGTGATCCAGGTTCACAAGCAGATTTATCGCCAGCTCCTGCTCCAAGTGGTTTGCCAG AATATGATGTTGGTCTCATCGCTGTTTATATGTCGATAAATGTTACGTATCCAAACCTGAAACCTCACCTGCATGAGTTGGCTGAGCTGTTGGCTAAAGAGCTGGAGATAGATTCCAGTCAG GTACGACTTATGAATGTTACTGGGCAGGGAAACTCTACTCTAATCAGATGGGATATTTTCCCAGCTGGATCTTCTAATTCTATGTCTAATGCAACAGCAATG GGTATCATTTATCGGCTGACTCAACATCATGTTCAGTTGCCTGAACATCTTGGCAGTTATCAGTTACTCGAGTGGAATGTGCAGCAACCTGTATCGAGAAG GTCATGGTTGCAAGAACATGTTGTCTCCATACTGGTTGGTGTTTTGCTAGTTGTTTTCCTGTCTTTATCGGCCTTTTTAGGACTGTATCTCTGGAGAAAGAAATTTAGAGGTCAAGCTGCATATAGACCTGTGGGCTCAGTGGGGCCTGAGCAAGAACTCCAACCGCTATAA